GGCCTGCTTCGCAGGCCTTTTAGTTTCAGGTATATAGTCAAGGTCTGAAATTTGCCTTATGGCACAAGTTGTTGGAAACTTGGATGACCTAGTATTGCAGGTGAGCGCTGGATGCAGTCACGTCATTCTCTATCGCGTGGTTTTACCCTGATTGAGCTTGTTACCACCATCATCCTGATAGGGATTCTGGCGGTGGTGGCCATTCCTCGCCTGTTATCTGCTTCTTCCTACAGTGCCTACTCCCTTCGCAATGAATTTATGGCTGAGCTGCGTAAGGCGCAGCTCTTCGCCATGAATAATACCGATCTCTGTATTCGCGTGTCCGTATCCAGCAGCCAGGGGTACCGCATCGAACGTTATCAAGATCGCACCGCCAATCAATGTTCCGGAGCTCAGGACACCGCCCATGAGCAGCCCTGGCAGGGATTTCAGGGCGGTAGTGAGCTGGCGCTGCTTGCCGGTGGAACCCGCAGTTTTAATCTGGATTTTGATACCCTCGGCCGACTCCCCACCACGGGCTGCAGCGGCGACTGTATCCTGGCTATCGCCGACGAAACCCTGGTGCTGGCGATAGAATCCGAGGGGTATATTCATGCCCGTTAGTCTCAGCAATGTGCCAGTGTTATCCAAACGCACAGCGGGATTTACCCTGGTAGAGCTGGTGGTTGGCATGTTGGTGCTGGCCATTGCACTGGTATTGCTGTCCAGCATGCTTTTTCCCCAGGCAGACCGGGCGGCAATGACGCTGCAGCGGGTAAGAAGTGCTGAGTTGGCACAGTCGGTGCTCAATGAGATCTGGGGCAAAAGGTACGATGAACACAGCAATATCAATGGCGGCGTGCCGGCCTGTGGCTCGCCCTCAGCCTTGGCCTGCAGCACTCAAATGGGGCCGGAGGGGGAAGGGCGTAATGATTTCGATGATGTGGATGACTACCATGGATTGAATGAATCCCAGTTTATGCTGAACTCCAGCCAGCGCTATATCGACCGTTACCCCGGCTTCAAACTGGCCGTGGAGGTCAGCAGTTCGGCCCCTGAAGTGAATAAACTTATCGCCATTCATGTCACTACACCTCAAGGCGAAGTGATCACTTACCATGCCGTGAGGAGCAACTACTGATGCGCCGCGCTGCGATTGGGCCAAGCGCCCGGGGGTTCACCCTGGTGGAACTGGTCACCGTGATCCTGGTGCTGGGGGTATTGGCCGTGGGGGTGAGCAGCTTCATCATCTTCGGCACCCGCATCTTTATCGAGTCATCGGCCGTTGAGCAGGTGACGGGTGAGAGCCGGTATGCCATCGAACGCCTCACCCGTGATATTCGCCGCGCGCTTCCCGGCAGCTTGAGGCTTGGTGCCGGCAGCGATGGCACCGATAGCTGGCAATGTCTCGAAATGGTGCCTATTGCAGCGAGCACCAGCTATTTGACATTGGCCATATCACCAGATGCTGCGGCGCAGCAGGCCAAGGTGATGCGCGATGGTGCCAATACCGGCATTACCGCCGGGCAAATGGCCCACGTTTACCCCCTGATGGCGACAGATGTTTACCCACTGGCGACGGGTGATACCGGCAAGCGTTTTGCCGTGAAGTCGGTGATAGACGGCGTCGATTCGCTGGAGCTGAGTTTTGATAAGCCGGTACGCTTCAGCCAGGGGTCGCCGAGCCGCCGTATATACTTCAGTCAGGATGTGGTGAGTTATTGTTTTATCGAGCAGCTGACCAGTCACAATATCAGCCTGTGGCGCTTCAGTGGCTATGGTCTCAGTGCGGTGCAACCCGATGTGCCTGCCATGAAGCTTGCGGGACGTTCGGCACTGATGGCAAACGCGGTGACTACGCCTGCGCCCATCGCACTGCAGGCTTCCACCCTGATAAACAATGCCATGGTACAGCTGGACGTGGGCTTTGCTGTAAACGGCGAAATCTTCCAATATCAACATCAGGTACATACAGCCAATGTCCCCTAATTTCCCTATGCGTTCCAGGCAGCGAGGCAGTGTGCTCATCGTAGGGATCTTTGTGATCACTGTGATGTTTTTGCTCGCGGCGGCGCTTATCCGCATGGTCAGCGATGCCGATGAAGCCTTGACACTGGAAGTGTGGGGTGCTCGGGCACTGGCTTCAGCCAACAGCGGCGCCGATGCGGCCATGGCGAAGCTGTTCCCCATCAGTGGCGGCGCACCTGTGTGCAACAGCAGCGACAGTTGGACGCCGCCTGCGGTGGTGGGGTTTCATGGTTGTGTGGTGAATCTGTCCTGCAATAGTTTCAGTGCCGAAGGGGTGACTCAGTATCTCGTTGTCAGCCGTGCATTCTGCGAAAGTGGTGACCTGAGAGTAAGCCGTAGCGTGGAGGTCAGTGCCCGTGCCATACCTTAGACTTCTGCTGATAGTACTGCTTTGCTGGCTGCCACAGGCTATGGCTGTGCCGGTTTGCTCCGATATTTTTACGGATCCGCCAACGGGTAATCACAATCCAGGACTGCTACCACCCCCCAATCTCGAAACCAGTCGTGGCAATATTGAATGCAGCAAACACGGAAGGGCGTCGTCGTGCACCCTGAACAACCGCAATTTCAATGACAGTTTTACGCCGGGGGATTACAACTATTCCAGCGGCAGCTTCAGCCACGGCAGCTATATCAACACCAATGGCCGCACTACCAGGCTTTACTTTGATAGTTTTGATTTGAACCAAGCCAGTCTCAACGCCAGTGGCCGCGCTGAAGACCTGATTATCTATGTTCGCGGCTCCTTCAGTATGGCAGGACAAAACTACATCAATGCCATCCTGTATGTTGCGGGCTCAGTACATATCACTGGTAATGCGTCCCTCGATGGTGCGCTGGCCGCCGGGGGCTCTTTGGCTATCCAGGGCAACGGCGATGTGGATGTGGATCTCTCGGTTGTGGACAATGCTGATTTTGGCGGTATGTGCGATAAGCAAAAGGCCATCGAAATTGACCACTTTCTGCTGCAATACTCCCAAAGTCCCCTGACCTGTAAAGCCGAGACAGTCACAGTGCTGGCCTGTAAAAATGGCAGCTGCAGTGAGTTGGTCACAGACCCGGTCAGCGCCACCTTAACTGCAGCGAATGCCGTAACGGGCTGGGAAGGCGGCAACAATATCAGCCTGGTGAATGGCAGTGGCCAAAAGCGGCTTTGGCATACTGTGGTGGCGCCGCCGGTGACTATCGGTGTGGGCAGCTCTTCACCGGTGGCAGTCAATCCGACTCTGTGCCAGCGGGGAAGCGGTACACCCAGCATGGCCGCCTGTACCTTTGCCTTTGCCGACAGTGGCTTTTTATTTGATGTGCCCGACAAGCTGGCGGGTAAGGCCGCAAGCATTACCCTGAGTGCAGTGCGTAAAGACGACCAGTCGCAGCGCTGTGTCCCCACGTTTCAAAACACCAGCAAGCAGCTGGCATTTTGGAGCGACTACCTCAGTCCAGATGCAGTAGCCTTGGTGGGCAGTCCGAAAATGACGGTAGAGAGTAGCCCTATAGGTACCAGCGTCCAGAATGCGACTTCCATCCCCCTGAACTTTAACAGTCAGGGTGAGGCCACCTTGAGTGTGAATTATCCGGACGCCGGCCAGCTTGCGCTCAATGCCAGGTATCTGGGTGGCGGCAGTG
This sequence is a window from Shewanella zhangzhouensis. Protein-coding genes within it:
- a CDS encoding MSHA biogenesis protein MshP, translated to MSPNFPMRSRQRGSVLIVGIFVITVMFLLAAALIRMVSDADEALTLEVWGARALASANSGADAAMAKLFPISGGAPVCNSSDSWTPPAVVGFHGCVVNLSCNSFSAEGVTQYLVVSRAFCESGDLRVSRSVEVSARAIP
- a CDS encoding prepilin-type N-terminal cleavage/methylation domain-containing protein produces the protein MPVSLSNVPVLSKRTAGFTLVELVVGMLVLAIALVLLSSMLFPQADRAAMTLQRVRSAELAQSVLNEIWGKRYDEHSNINGGVPACGSPSALACSTQMGPEGEGRNDFDDVDDYHGLNESQFMLNSSQRYIDRYPGFKLAVEVSSSAPEVNKLIAIHVTTPQGEVITYHAVRSNY
- a CDS encoding PilW family protein yields the protein MRRAAIGPSARGFTLVELVTVILVLGVLAVGVSSFIIFGTRIFIESSAVEQVTGESRYAIERLTRDIRRALPGSLRLGAGSDGTDSWQCLEMVPIAASTSYLTLAISPDAAAQQAKVMRDGANTGITAGQMAHVYPLMATDVYPLATGDTGKRFAVKSVIDGVDSLELSFDKPVRFSQGSPSRRIYFSQDVVSYCFIEQLTSHNISLWRFSGYGLSAVQPDVPAMKLAGRSALMANAVTTPAPIALQASTLINNAMVQLDVGFAVNGEIFQYQHQVHTANVP
- a CDS encoding pilus assembly FimT family protein, yielding MQSRHSLSRGFTLIELVTTIILIGILAVVAIPRLLSASSYSAYSLRNEFMAELRKAQLFAMNNTDLCIRVSVSSSQGYRIERYQDRTANQCSGAQDTAHEQPWQGFQGGSELALLAGGTRSFNLDFDTLGRLPTTGCSGDCILAIADETLVLAIESEGYIHAR